The Streptomyces phaeolivaceus genome has a window encoding:
- a CDS encoding FAD-dependent monooxygenase — translation MRAIVVGAGIGGLAATLSLRRAGCEVTLVEQAPRFTEIGAGIQLAPNATRVLRGLGLLDAVGARSARPARLSFRTWSDGSEICHYALGHEAEDAFGAPYLQVHRADLHEVLAAAVPPGSVRLNTVVVGIGQDDAGARVTTDGGETLEADLVVAADGVRSPARRRLFGADEALYSGTAAYRALLPADEVAGLDLPEYGLWLGPGRHFVHYWVRRRELLNVVGVVGTATAQESWTARAEPGEHLRAFDGWDPRVRALLARTGTVLRYGIHTRAPLDRWNIGRVTLLGDSAHAMVPFHAQGAAQALVDAAVLGDCLTGAAPADVPEALERYVRRRLATATRVQAGSARAGEDYHLPDGPEAHARNARLAARAAENGFGPHAYAWGIDAVEERAS, via the coding sequence ATGCGGGCGATCGTCGTGGGGGCGGGCATCGGGGGACTGGCCGCGACACTGAGTCTGCGGCGCGCCGGGTGCGAGGTGACCCTCGTCGAGCAGGCGCCACGGTTCACCGAGATCGGCGCGGGCATCCAGCTCGCGCCCAACGCCACCCGCGTCCTGCGCGGCCTCGGCCTGCTCGACGCGGTCGGCGCCCGGTCCGCCCGGCCGGCCCGGCTGAGCTTCCGCACCTGGTCCGACGGGAGCGAGATCTGCCACTACGCGCTGGGGCACGAGGCCGAGGACGCGTTCGGCGCGCCGTATCTCCAGGTCCACCGGGCCGATCTGCACGAGGTCCTGGCCGCCGCGGTGCCGCCCGGCTCGGTGCGGCTGAACACCGTGGTCGTGGGCATCGGGCAGGACGACGCGGGCGCGCGGGTGACCACGGACGGCGGGGAGACCCTGGAGGCGGACCTCGTCGTCGCCGCGGACGGAGTACGGTCTCCGGCCCGCCGCCGGCTGTTCGGCGCCGACGAGGCCCTGTACTCGGGGACCGCCGCCTACCGGGCCCTGCTGCCCGCCGACGAGGTCGCCGGCCTCGATCTTCCGGAGTACGGGCTCTGGCTCGGCCCGGGACGGCACTTCGTGCACTACTGGGTGCGGCGCCGGGAACTGCTCAACGTCGTCGGCGTCGTCGGGACCGCGACGGCACAGGAGTCGTGGACCGCCCGTGCGGAGCCGGGCGAACACCTGCGCGCGTTCGACGGATGGGACCCCCGGGTGCGCGCCCTCCTCGCCCGGACGGGGACGGTGCTCCGCTACGGCATCCACACCCGCGCCCCGCTCGACCGCTGGAACATCGGCCGCGTCACCCTGCTCGGCGACAGCGCCCACGCGATGGTGCCGTTCCACGCCCAGGGTGCCGCCCAGGCCCTGGTCGACGCGGCCGTCCTCGGCGACTGCCTCACGGGCGCGGCACCGGCCGACGTACCCGAGGCGCTGGAGCGGTACGTACGCCGACGGCTGGCCACCGCCACCCGGGTACAGGCCGGTTCGGCGCGGGCCGGCGAGGACTACCACCTCCCGGACGGGCCGGAGGCACACGCACGGAACGCCCGCCTGGCCGCGCGGGCGGCGGAGAACGGGTTCGGCCCGCACGCGTACGCGTGGGGGATCGACGCGGTGGAGGAGCGGGCGTCGTAG